The Podospora pseudocomata strain CBS 415.72m chromosome 3, whole genome shotgun sequence genome window below encodes:
- a CDS encoding hypothetical protein (EggNog:ENOG503Q02I): MTPERFNIPRAFNWILPAQVLLAAVAIYSSTYVFNLATTPTILTIIATSIHLLLALCLCLTHSIPTRNTHQIFTTPILLLLLLLLLGTGLWAASLCYHAKQVDLLLTHPLLSQTTTQPLTPTWSKIGLATTALNLFLDLALLLLLTLSIIIDQNPSPPPPPLPTTISYPQQQSHYTSHHHTYYFPAIPESRI; this comes from the exons atGACACCCGAAAGATTCAACATCCCCCGAGCCTTCAACTGGATCCTCCCAGCCCAAGTCTTGCTAGCCGCAGTAGCCATCTACTCCTCCACCTACGTCTTCAACCTagccacaaccccaacaatcctcaccatcatcgcc ACCagcatccacctcctcctagccctctgcctctgcctcacCCATTCCATCCCAACCCGAAACACCCACCAAatattcaccacccccatcctcctcctgctcctcctcctcctcctcggcaccgGCCTCTGGGCCGCCAGCCTCTGCTACCACGCCAAACAagtcgacctcctcctcacccacccgctcctctcccaaaccaccacccaacccctcacCCCAACCTGGTCCAAAATCGGCCTCGCAACCACCGCCCTAAACCTCTTTCTCGatctcgccctcctcctcctactcaccctctccatcatcatcgaccaaaacccatcaccaccaccaccacccttacCAACAACCATCAGTtacccccaacaacagtcCCACTacaccagccaccacca CACCTACTACttccccgccatccccgAATCACGCATTTAA
- a CDS encoding hypothetical protein (EggNog:ENOG503A4ED) — MCCCALPAPPEPATPKAESGGVEETELDKLTPEGKRALKGKDKEVDLEAEVDLKAETVPEAEVAPKAEVDPKAETVPEAEVAPKAEVIPEAEVVPKAEVVSKAEVVAKTEVVPKADVRRIRLRDPNTEIRGIRARDPKALRKRIRYDIGEGPQRAAAQRVPGGPQRGESSTKAAQRAQNDNPSEEDSFEEDEELREVPLPPEWVCRRKDSGKVFINLKTGKETYDDPRGTQEQLENVWRHPGRRDFPPDWDVFCDSAGRHYYADFSRSAPRRTRLDPRGDRIPRGAGGEILTPEHCHGWVKLRTRDHIPYYINKITGERSWEDPLEREGGRGTPPVPPEDLRNLLSLKRVGNAPRDVNTSTGGEETPEDPRAAWRAPARFVEALQMIPDHCPGWVKIWTAGNVPKYINTGTGEPDELPGWVAVQMPENVLHYINIRTGELAEEDPRDLLARRACSDPLRPWVWPSSTRFRRCDGTLAGAGAGEGSSARGGEGSSSGASAKASAEITPMEVLSSNMMFRTRDGTLVPSGGARADVASGSGGGAGAGVPEARELVRELVWLRVPRWMRDLVLEGVRDLVLEGVRDLVLEGVRDLVLEGVRDPVLEGVRDLVLEGVRDPVLEQMLERVREQHQCSRRCCPAQ, encoded by the exons ATGTGCTGCTGCGCTctaccagcaccacccgAGCCAGCAACCCCAAAGGCGGAAAGCGGAGGAGTCGAGGAGACGGAGCTGGACAAGCTCACGCCAGAGGGTAAACGAGCACTGAAAGGAAAAGACAAAGAAGTCGACCTAGAGGCAGAAGTCGACTTAAAGGCAGAAACCGTCCCAGAGGCAGAAGTCGCCCCAAAGGCAGAAGTCGACCCAAAGGCAGAAACCGTTCCAGAGGCAGAAGTCGCCCCAAAGGCAGAAGTCATCCCAGAGGCAGAAGTCGTCCCAAAGGCAGAAGTCGTCTCAAAGGCAGAAGTCGTCGCAAAGACAGAAGTCGTCCCAAAGGCAGATGTCAGAAGAATACGCCTACGAGACCCAAATACAGAAATCAGAGGAATACGCGCACGAGACCCAAAGGCATTACGCAAACGAATCCGTTACGATATAGGAGAAGGCCCCCAGCGAG CAGCTGCTCAGCGTGTTCCGGGAGGCCCCCAGCGAGGCGAGTCATCTACAAAAGCTGCTCAGCGTGCTCAAAACGATAATCCTTCTGAGGAAGATTCttttgaggaggacgaagaatTACGAGAAGTCCCGCTCCCCCCTGAGTGGGTATGTAGACGAAAGGACAGCGGCAAAGTTTTTATCAACCTCAAGACCGGGAAGGAGACCTATGATGATCCGCGAGGAACACAGGAACAGCTCGAGAACGTATGGCGGCACCCGGGACGTCGTGATTTCCCCCCTGACTGGGATGTATTTTGCGACTCTGCCGGCAGACATTACTATGCCGACTTCTCCAGAAGCGCACCCAGAAGGACGCGGCTGGACCCGCGAGGTGATCGCATTCCAAGAGGTGCTGGGGGAGAAATACTGACGCCGGAACATTGCCACGGTTGGGTGAAGTTGCGGACGCGTGACCACATTCCTTACTACATCAACAAGATCACAGGCGAGAGGTCGTGGGAGGATCCGCTGGAAAGAGAGGGGGGTAGGGGAACACCACCAGTGCCGCCGGAGGATTTGCGCAATTTGCTGAGTTTGAAGAGGGTTGGAAACGCGCCTCGCGATGTCAACACCAGCACAGGCGGCGAGGAGACGCCAGAGGACCCGCGAGCTGCTTGGCGGGCTCCAGCACGTTTTGTGGAGGCATTACAGATGATACCGGACCATTGCCCCGGTTGGGTGAAGATATGGACGGCTGGAAATGTGCCTAAATATATCAACACCGGCACGGGCGAg CCGGACGAGTTGCCCGGTTGGGTGGCGGTTCAAATGCCCGAGAACGTGCTTCATTATATCAATATCAGGACTGgcgagctggcggaggaggatccGCGAGATTTGCTGGCTCGAAGAGCTTGTTCTGATCCACTGCGGCCGTGGGTTTGGCCCAGTTCGACGAGGTTCCGGAGGTGTGACGGTACGCTAGCTGGTGCGGGAGCCGGTGAGGGATCCAGTGCTagagggggtgagggatcCAGTTCTGGAGCAAGTGCTAAAGCGAGTGCGGAAATAACACCAATGGAAGTTTTGTCTAGCAACATGATGTTCCGGACGCGTGACGGTACGCTAGTTCCAAGCGGTGGTGCAAGAGCTGATGTGGCTTCGGGTTCTGGCGGGGGTGCTGGAGCGG GCGTACCAGAGGCGAGGGAACTGGTGCGGGAGCTGGTGTGGCTTCGGGTTCCGAGGTGGATGCGGGATCTagtgctggag ggggtgagggatctGGtactggagggggtgagggatctGGtactggagggggtgagggatctGGtactggagggggtgagggatcCAGTTCTGGAGGGAGTGCGGGAtctggtgttggagggggtgcggGATCCGGTTCTGGAGCAAATGCTGGAGCGGGTGCGGGAACAACACCAGTGCAGCCGAAGGTGTTGCCCAGCTCAATGA
- a CDS encoding hypothetical protein (COG:E; EggNog:ENOG503NYIY), translating into MAPPKNERAFEANSSIVLVGCRGAGKRTLGFMGALHLRRRLVTEEHYFEKTTGLSRGEYLARHGREAFARQDIEVFKRMLDSNRTGCIIECGMSSLTGEAQDALRQYSSTNPVVYIHREKEQIARHLDAADLQQLLKADGRHRSCSNFEYYNLYDPPNKSGGHISGTSSGASTPLNGRQSGPSKLLSAREDFTRFLDIVTGRGATKAWLESPFSVSSVPPEFRSYSYALRLRLSYLMDMDLEWEDFEARGDCVEFIIDHWPDDLMNVIARQIALIRRKLGIPIIYHVEENPRGERRRTPEEKDAMDADLLELGLRLGVDYISLDLQRHDEFVNRVLRHRGRSKIIGNFWYMGFGALAWQDDRQMENYKRAQGLGCEVVRMVRFCTNDSPAELLEGFKKRLQQEVPDPKPPLVAYDFSVLGVRTPLQSRILNPVKHPDMENERDHLATVSTYYHSYELLFRQFLLDPLQFYVLGSHVSYSLSPAMHSAAYDFCGMPHTFQDVTCSTIDRLNQICLSDSFGGASLTAPFKVAIMPHLKVKSHHATAIGAVNVLLPLRGKTSAILDHANSRNKAGPAREFFGDNTDWSSILTCLRRAISPRNYVQPSKTTGLVVGAGGMARAAIYALIQLGCRNIFIYNRTTPNANQVAQHFNDWAATQGIVGTKGGSHEICRVLPSLSEPWPRAYQPPTMVISCVPATSANGSAPADFEMPLDWLRSPTGGVVVELAYEPLVTPLVAQMHAVRDHMSPSWVVVDGLEVVAEMAIEAFELMTGRMAPKRLMKEVCRKTWEQQQQQQRQGSEMAMSSY; encoded by the exons ATGGCTCCACCAAAAAATGAACGGGCCTTCGAGGCAAACTCATCCATTGTCCTCGTCGGATGCCGCGGGGCAGGGAAGCGGACCTTGGGATTCATGGGAGCTCTTCACCTACGCCGACGACTGGTCACAGAGGAGCACTACTTTGAGAAAACCACGGGATTATCACGTGGGGAGTATCTCGCCCGACATGGCAGGGAGGCCTTTGCCAGGCAGGATATCGAGGTGTTCAAACGAATGTTGGACAGCAACAGGACCGGGTGTATCATCGAATGTGGCATGAGCAGCCTTACGGGGGAGGCACAGGACGCACTAAGACAGTACTCCAGCACCAACCCAGTCGTCTACATTCACCGCGAAAAGGAGCAAATTGCCCGGCATTTGGACGCTGCCGACCTTCAACAGCTCCTGAAAGCCGACGGGCGGCATAGAAGCTGCTCCAATTTTGAGTACTACAACCTCTACGATCCCCCAAACAAATCTGGGGGTCACATTTCGGGCACGAGCTCGGGGGCCAGCACACCACTGAATGGCCGACAGTCTGGGCCATCGAAGCTTTTAAGTGCCAGGGAAGATTTTACCAGATTTCTCGACATCGTCACAGGGAGGGGCGCCACCAAGGCCTGGTTGGAGAGCCCATTTTCTGTGAGCTCAGTGCCACCGGAATTCCGGTCATATTCCTACGCGTTGCGACTCAGACTATCCTATTTGATGGACATGGATCTGGAATGGGAGGATTTTGAGGCGAGAGGAGATTGCGTCGAGTTCATCATCGATCACTGGCCAGACGATCTGATGAACGTTATTGCGAGACAAATCGCCTTGATAAGGAGAAAACTCGGCATTCCAATCATCTACCATGTGGAAGAAAACCCACGAGGGGAAAGAAGACGAACGccggaagaaaaagacgccATGGATGCTGACTTGTTGGAGCTGGGCCTCCGTCTCGGCGTTGACTATATCAGCCTAGATCTCCAGCGCCATGACGAGTTTGTGAACCGGGTACTACGGCACAGAGGAAGGTCAAAGATCATTGGGAACTTCTGGTACATGGGCTTTGGGGCCCTTGCTTGGCAGGACGACAGACAGATGGAAAACTACAAGAGGGCTCAGGGGCTAGGGTGCGAGGTGGTGCGGATGGTCCGCTTCTGCACAAATGACAGCCCGGCTGAGCTTCTGGAAGGCTTCAAGAAGAGGCTACAGCAGGAAGTACCAGACCCAAAGCCACCACTTGTGGCCTACGACTTTTCCGTCCTCGGCGTTCGGACACCACTGCAAAGCAGGATTTTGAATCCCGTGAAGCATCCAGATATGGAGAATGAGCGAGACCACCTTGCCACGGTCTCTACCTACTATCACTCGTATGAGTTGCTTTTCCGGCAGTTTCTTCTGGATCCGCTGCAGTTTTACGTGCTCGGCTCCCACGTATCATATTCGCTATCACCGGCCATGCATAGTGCGGCCTACGACTTCTGCGGGATGCCACACACTTTCCAGGATGTAACGTGCTCTACGATCGACAGGCTGAACCAGATCTGCCTATCAGACTCTTTTGGGGGGGCCAGCTTGACAGCCCCTTTCAAGGTTGCCATCATGCCCCATCTCAAAGTCAAGAGCCACCATGCCACCGCGATAGGAGCAGTCAACGTACTGCTTCCACTCAGGGGAAAGACGAGCGCCATTCTCGACCATGCCAACTCTCGAAACAAGGCCGGGCCTGCACGCGAGTTCTTTGGTGATAATACCGACTGGAGCTCCATTCTGACATGCCTTCGGAGGGCTATCAGTCCACGGAATTATGTCCAGCCATCTAAAACTACCGGGTTAGTTGTTGGCGCCGGTGGCATGGCCAGAGCTGCCATCTATGCGCTGATTCAGCTGGGATGCCGTAATATCTTTATCTACAACCGAACAACACCAAATGCCAACCAAGTTGCACAGCACTTCAACGACTGGGCGGCAACACAGGGAATTGTGGGCACAAAAGGAGGGTCACATGAAATCTGCCGAGTCCTTCCATCGCTGTCAGAGCCATGGCCTCGGGCCTACCAACCTCCCACGATGGTGATCTCCTGTGTTCCAGCTACCAGCGCGAATGGGTCCGCGCCTGCTGATTTTGAGATGCCTCTGGACTGGCTTAGGAGTCCGACTGGTGGCGTCGTGGTCGAG TTGGCCTACGAGCCTCTGGTAACTCCATTGGTAGCCCAGATGCATGCTGTCAGAGACCACATGTCGCCATCATGGGTGGTCGTCGacgggttggaggtggtcgCGGAAATGGCCATCGAGGCCTTTGAGCTGATGACTGGGCGCATGGCTCCCAAGAGGCTCATGAAGGAGGTGTGCAGGAAGACgtgggagcagcagcaacaacagcagcgccAAGGCAGCGAGATGGCAATGTCGTCTTACTGA
- a CDS encoding hypothetical protein (EggNog:ENOG503PHKN; COG:K), translated as MEFSVEERAPLATNTNPVSGGATASGPPPPPASDTGADAGSEAPANPRKRKKASRACDFCHVNHQPCDNGKPKCSVCTKHNKPCLYLRPTKRRGPQKGYRTALNTYKESAAAWGAVLDAIPGLDALIEGHLRGAAGKSMITAIKDSNQQEALISKWQQSSVFKAFFGHNGPAPTPPTENNNNNNNNNNNNQTTLDTKNNILPSQEVDEEDAPEEPPARPPPAKRATLQPPAPRSQSASSYVVPEQPRTPIQFPQLGSPFQPKDSASLSDIVAKDAAQAAMRTSQTLASLGFAPDETIADFYSMGSNPEPIADSNDPDFDPSLGSESEQRAYYELLMGRMFPG; from the exons ATGGAGTTCTCCGTTGAGGAACGCGCTCCCCtagccaccaacaccaaccccgtctCCGGTGGTGCTACCGCTTCCggccctccgcctcccccagccaGTGACACCGGCGCCGATGCCGGGAGTGAGGCTCCGGCCAATCCCcgcaagaggaagaaggcctcCCGTGC TTGTGACTTCTGCCATGTCAACCATCAGCCATGTGACAATGGCAAGCCAAAATGCAGTGTATGTACCAAACATAACAAGCCATGTTTATATCTCCGTCCAACCAAGAGACGTGGTCCCCAAAAAGGCTACCGCACTGCTCTCAACACCTACAAGGAGAGTGCCGCCGCATGGGGAGCTGTACTGGACGCCATCCCTGGACTTGACGCCCTGATAGAAGGCCATCTACGAGGAGCCGCCGGGAAGAGCATGATAACCGCTATCAAAGATTCCAATCAGCAGGAAGCCTTGATCAGCAAGTGGCAGCAGAGCTCAGTCTTCAAAGCCTTCTTTGGTCACAACGGCCCAGCACCCACTCCACCCAcagagaacaacaacaacaacaacaacaacaacaacaataaccaGACCACATTAGATACCAAAAACAACATTCTACCATCACAAGAAgtcgacgaagaagacgcaCCAGAAGAACCACCCGcccggccaccaccagcaaagaGAGCcacactccaaccacccGCCCCAAGAAGCCAATCAGCATCAAGCTACGTGGTACCAGAACAACCAAGAACTCCAATACAATTCCCCCAACTGGGCTCTCCTTTCCAACCAAAAGATTCCGCCAGCTTATCAGACATTGTAGCAAAAGATGCTGCCCAGGC AGCCATGAGGACCTCGCAAACCCTCGCCTCTCTAGGCTTCGCCCCAGACGAAACAATAGCAGATTTCTACAGCATGGGCTCCAACCCAGAACCAATAGCCGACTCCAACGACCCAGACTTTGACCCGTCGCTCGGCAGCGAGTCGGAGCAGAGGGCTTATTACGAgttgctgatggggaggatgtttcCTGGGTGA
- a CDS encoding hypothetical protein (EggNog:ENOG503NXFJ; COG:D): MAQPPPPSGQPGQGLEDRFGNMTIASQGPSTAGSQQQGVIAETQVVVDASGQKRQKRLNQSQRRELAAQLTIPIDPRPLVLPPPVSQPQILPQPVSRHQNQHQHQHQRQNSQHYQNQQHFNQQQRGGHGHQSRGSGGRGGGHWQGQRANHRPQGNGRGVLQEEAPAYRPHSATFLPPNQRQGGGSGGGQPHGWPQARGPQGNGGLLQGEAPAYRPHSATFLPPDPGQGGVPFTQPRHQVSRSYQGPKQMNPPAEQYPVDVITPALPSPVRPDLQSPRFRNQPPHPHRHQTVGSGSAFSITREVLAQAQHLENICNEVVANAEINPAEIQEKEAFRVRIEQVVRDVITNFENEKAGEPWFPRESVQLKCFGSLMSGFATKDADMDLGLFAPLLDPQPEASGSPIPRLIEKAFLDMGLGARLLTRTRVPIIKICEKPPEELRVALLKEREGWEKGAVEAEVDVEDAHDEVEPIRGAEEAQPPPAPGSESQQPARVVEESEAVSTPEQLLESLKQDGRSLTNYYNAAKKVLRKLGGYDITHTNISSMTPEWIEPLNRVCLAFARGVANEKVREALLNSRNLNEHELLTLKLPRTLLGVLFQIEGEMLAQSWEDRPVQEKDDNLERRSFATLARWRDLMHRSNVGQDPLTYQKEVQNYVETLKRIPSLALLHLAQMPHEPVVAFHKRANQLLVELGGCDESSTGDTILPIVIRHYINGIWNSEVREQVDEFSKFPYASTLGAVAKRHKSLQLALDYERCLQKGQYQEPAASLVRCYVALLRGPMTKNDKTGELAVPLPDESDELMATIKQLGDPAIEPPNQPRDLHRDRLEFPKSNIGVQCDINFSAHLAVENTTLLRCYSLCDPRVRPLILFVKHWAKVRQINSPYRGTLGSYGYAIMMLHYLINVARPFVVPNLQLLGPSGQPPQMCKGYPIHFWRDEAQIERLAKGNELTMNRESLGMLLRGFFEYYAHNNHRTGKGFDWGRDVICLRRQGGFMSKIEKGWTGAKTVVESPAGGVLSPGSVGGVLSPGGGGSGVGTPGGGGGGEVKEVRLRFLFAVEDPFETDHNVARTVTHQGIVKIRDEFRRAWGIIRGKEEGELLEDVGEVERKRARKEFEGLLGELHGGLL; encoded by the coding sequence ATggcacaaccccctcctccatctggTCAGCCTGGCCAGGGCCTCGAGGATCGTTTTGGGAATATGACGATTGCAAGTCAAGGCCCGTCTACTGCTGGatcgcagcagcagggggtTATTGCTGAGACTCAGGTCGTGGTGGATGCCTCTGGACAGAAGCGTCAGAAGCGTCTGAACCAGAGTCAGCGTCGCGAGCTGGCTGCTCaactcaccatccccatcgaCCCTCGGCCTCTGGTTCTACCACCGCCGGTATCCCAACCTCAGATTCTACCACAGCCGGTGTCCCGGCATCAGaatcagcatcagcatcagcatcaacggCAGAATTCCCAACACTATCAAAACCAGCAACATttcaaccaacaacagcgTGGTGGCCATGGCCATCAGTCTCGAGGCAGTGGAGGCAGGGGAGGCGGCCATTGGCAGGGACAGCGTGCTAACCACAGACCTCAAGGCAACGGTCGTGGTGTTTTACAGGAAGAAGCACCAGCTTACCGGCCTCACTCAGCTACTTTCCTCCCACCTAACCAGAGgcaaggcggcggcagcggtggCGGTCAGCCTCATGGATGGCCACAAGCCCGGGGACCTCAAGGCAACGGTGGTCTTTTGCAGGGAGAAGCACCAGCTTACCGGCCTCACTCGGCTACTTTTCTCCCACCTGACCCAGGTCAAGGCGGCGTTCCGTTCACACAACCGCGGCACCAAGTCTCGCGATCTTATCAGGGCCCCAAACAAATGAATCCTCCTGCGGAACAGTATCCCGTGGATGTCATCACCCCAGCCCTTCCGTCGCCCGTGCGGCCCGACCTTCAGTCACCTCGGTTTAGGAACCAGCCGCCACACCCTCACCGTCATCAAACTGTGGGTAGTGGCAGTGCATTTAGCATTACTAGGGAGGTTCTCGCGCAGGCACAACATCTGGAGAACATCTGCAACGAAGTCGTTGCAAATGCCGAGATCAATCCCGCTGAGATTCAAGAGAAGGAGGCTTTCCGAGTCAGGATTGAGCAGGTCGTCCGGGATGTCATTACCAATTTCGAGAACGAAAAAGCCGGCGAACCGTGGTTTCCACGAGAGAGTGTCCAGCTGAAGTGTTTTGGAAGTCTGATGTCTGGGTTTGCAACCAAGGACGCGGATATGGACTTGGGCCTGTTTGCCCCGTTGTTGGACCCTCAACCAGAGGCATCAGGTTCTCCGATACCGAGGCTGATCGAAAAGGCTTTTCTTGACATGGGGTTGGGTGCGAGGCTGCTTACCCGGACCAGAGTGCCTATCATCAAGATTTGTGAGAAGCCGCCAGAGGAGTTACGGGTTGCGCTAttgaaggaaagggagggcTGGGAAAAGGGAGCGGTAGAGGCCGAGGTTGATGTAGAGGATGCGCATGACGAGGTTGAGCCTATCCGgggagctgaagaagcacAACCGCCTCCTGCGCCTGGAAGCGAAAGTCAACAGCCGGCACGTGTTGTCGAGGAAAGTGAAGCGGTATCTACTCCCGAGCAGCTACTTGAGTCTCTCAAGCAAGATGGACGGAGTCTGACGAATTACTACAACGCCGCCAAGAAGGTTCTTCGAAAGCTTGGGGGCTACGACATAACCCACACCAACATCTCCTCGATGACGCCCGAGTGGATCGAGCCTCTTAACCGGGTCTGTCTGGCGTTTGCGCGGGGTGTTGCCAACGAGAAGGTGCGGGAGGCGCTGTTGAATTCCAGGAATCTGAACGAACACGAACTTCTCACCTTGAAACTGCCGAGGACCCTGTTGGGGGTTTTGTTCCAGATCGAAGGAGAGATGCTGGCTCAGTCGTGGGAAGATCGACCGGTACAAGAAAAAGACGATAATTTGGAGCGGCGGTCTTTTGCCACCTTGGCACGCTGGAGGGACCTCATGCACCGCAGCAATGTCGGTCAGGATCCGCTGACGTACCAGAAGGAAGTCCAGAATTATGTTGAGACGCTGAAACGGATTCCGTCGCTTGCGCTTCTTCATCTTGCGCAGATGCCGCATGAGCCGGTGGTGGCTTTTCACAAAAGGGCGAATCAGCTGCTCGTTGAGTTGGGCGGGTGCGACGAGTCGTCAACTGGGGACACGATCCTTCCGATTGTTATACGGCATTACATCAACGGCATCTGGAACAGCGAGGTTCGCGAGCAGGTGGATGAGTTTTCGAAATTCCCCTACGCCTCAACGTTGGGAGCCGTGGCGAAACGGCACAAGAGTCTCCAGCTTGCGCTGGATTATGAGAGGTGTCTCCAGAAAGGGCAATATCAGGAACCGGCGGCGAGTTTGGTGAGGTGTTATGTTGCTCTGCTTCGGGGACCGATGACGAAGAACGACAAGACTGGCGAGTTGGCTGTTCCCCTGCCGGATGAATCCGATGAGCTCATGGCAACGATCAAGCAGCTGGGGGACCCAGCCATTGAACCGCCCAACCAACCGCGAGATCTGCACAGAGACCGTCTCGAGTTCCCAAAGTCGAACATAGGCGTCCAGTGCGACATCAACTTCTCTGCTCATCTAGCGGTGGAGAACACGACCCTGCTGAGGTGCTACTCCCTCTGCGATCCGAGGGTCAGGCCGCTCATCTTGTTTGTCAAGCACTGGGCCAAGGTGAGGCAAATTAACTCGCCCTACCGGGGCACGCTGGGGAGTTACGGGTATGCGATCATGATGCTGCACTACCTTATCAACGTTGCGCGGCCGTTTGTGGTGCCTAATTTGCAGCTCCTCGGCCCGTCTGGGCAGCCACCACAGATGTGCAAAGGGTACCCCATCCACTTTTGGCGAGACGAGGCGCAGATTGAGAGGCTGGCGAAGGGGAACGAGCTGACGATGAACAGGGAGAgtttggggatgttgttgaggggcTTTTTCGAGTATTATGCCCATAATAACCACAGGACGGGGAAGGGTTTTgattgggggagggatgtgATTTGTTTGAGGAGGCAGGGGGGGTTCATGAGCAAGATTGAGAAGGGGTGGACGGGGGcgaagacggtggtggagagtcCGGCAGGGGGGGTTTTGTCGCCGGGGAGTGTGGGGGGGGTTTTGTCTccgggcggtggtggtagtggtgttgGGACtccgggtggtggtggcggtggtgaagtaAAGGAAGTCAGGCTCAGGTTTTTGTTTGCGGTGGAGGATCCGTTTGAGACGGATCACAATGTTGCCAGGACGGTGACGCACCAGGGGATTGTCAAGATCAGGGATGAGTTTAGGAGGGCGTGGGGGATTAtcagggggaaggaggagggggagttgttggaggatgtgggggaggtggaaaggaagagggcgaggaaggagtttgaggggttgttgggggagtTGCATGGGGGGCTTCTTTAG